One window from the genome of Actinoplanes teichomyceticus ATCC 31121 encodes:
- the acs gene encoding acetate--CoA ligase, with protein sequence MSETLENLYSETRQFPPPADLAAAANVKADAYEEAAADRLAYWARQAERLTWAKPWDQVLDWSNPPFAKWFVGGELNVAYNCVDRHVEAGNGDRVAIHWEGEPGDTRTITYAELLKLVSQAANTLTDLGVAAGDRVAIYLPMIPEAAVAMLACARIGATHSVVFGGFSVDALSTRIQDADAKVVITADGGYRRGKPSALKPTVDEAVARCASIEHVLVVRRTGQEVGWTDRDKWWHETVEQASPEHKAPAFDAEHPLFILYTSGTTGKPKGILHTTGGYLTQTSYTHNAVFDLKPETDVYWCTADIGWVTGHSYIVYGPLSNGATQVMYEGTPDTPDRGRFWQIVDRYKVSILYTAPTLIRTMMKWGDDIPARYDLSSLRVLGSVGEPINPEAWMWYRQHVGHERTPVVDTWWQTETGAVMISPLPGVTAAKPGSAMTPLPGVGADVVDDQAQPVPNGGGGFLVLTEPWPSMLRTIWGDDQRFIDTYWSRFGAGAGDGDRWIYFAGDGAKKDSDGALWLLGRVDDVMLVSGHNISTTEVESALVSHPAVAEAAVVGATDPTTGQAIVAFAIPRGNVATDGTAGEELIKELRNHVARTLGPIAKPRQIMLVAELPKTRSGKIMRRLLRDVAENRSLGDVTTLQDSTVMDLISSGMQSTRSED encoded by the coding sequence ATGAGCGAGACACTGGAGAATCTGTACTCGGAGACGCGGCAGTTCCCGCCGCCCGCCGATCTTGCGGCCGCCGCCAACGTCAAGGCCGACGCGTACGAGGAGGCCGCCGCCGACCGGCTCGCCTACTGGGCGCGCCAGGCCGAGCGGCTCACCTGGGCCAAGCCGTGGGATCAGGTGCTGGACTGGTCCAACCCGCCGTTCGCCAAGTGGTTCGTCGGCGGCGAGCTGAACGTCGCGTACAACTGCGTGGACCGGCACGTCGAGGCCGGCAACGGCGACCGGGTCGCCATCCACTGGGAGGGCGAGCCCGGCGACACCCGCACCATCACGTACGCGGAACTGCTCAAGCTCGTCTCGCAGGCGGCCAACACCTTGACCGACCTCGGGGTCGCCGCGGGCGACCGGGTCGCGATCTACCTGCCGATGATCCCGGAGGCCGCGGTGGCGATGCTCGCCTGCGCCCGGATCGGCGCCACGCACAGCGTGGTGTTCGGTGGTTTCTCGGTGGACGCGCTGTCCACCCGGATCCAGGACGCCGACGCCAAGGTGGTGATCACCGCCGACGGCGGATACCGCCGGGGCAAGCCGTCCGCGCTGAAGCCGACCGTGGACGAGGCGGTGGCTCGGTGCGCGAGCATCGAACACGTGCTGGTGGTCCGCCGCACCGGCCAGGAGGTCGGCTGGACCGACCGGGACAAGTGGTGGCACGAGACGGTCGAGCAGGCCAGCCCGGAGCACAAGGCGCCGGCGTTCGACGCCGAGCACCCGCTCTTCATCCTCTACACCTCCGGCACCACCGGTAAGCCGAAGGGCATCCTGCACACCACCGGCGGCTACCTGACCCAGACCTCCTACACCCACAACGCGGTCTTCGACTTGAAGCCGGAGACCGACGTCTACTGGTGCACGGCGGACATCGGCTGGGTGACCGGTCACTCCTACATCGTCTACGGCCCGCTCTCCAACGGCGCCACCCAGGTGATGTACGAGGGCACCCCGGACACCCCGGACCGCGGCCGGTTCTGGCAGATCGTCGACAGGTACAAGGTGTCGATCCTCTACACCGCGCCGACGCTGATCCGCACCATGATGAAGTGGGGCGACGACATCCCCGCCCGGTACGACCTGTCCTCGCTGCGGGTGCTCGGCAGCGTCGGTGAGCCGATCAACCCCGAGGCGTGGATGTGGTACCGGCAGCACGTCGGCCACGAGCGCACCCCGGTCGTGGACACCTGGTGGCAGACCGAGACCGGCGCTGTGATGATCTCGCCGCTGCCGGGCGTGACCGCGGCCAAGCCCGGTTCGGCGATGACCCCGCTGCCCGGCGTCGGCGCGGACGTCGTCGACGACCAGGCGCAGCCGGTGCCCAACGGCGGTGGTGGCTTCCTGGTGCTGACCGAGCCGTGGCCGTCGATGCTGCGCACGATCTGGGGCGACGACCAGCGGTTCATCGACACGTACTGGTCGCGCTTCGGCGCCGGCGCGGGCGACGGGGACCGGTGGATCTACTTCGCCGGTGACGGGGCGAAGAAGGACTCCGACGGCGCGCTCTGGCTGCTCGGCCGGGTGGACGACGTGATGCTGGTCTCCGGCCACAACATCTCCACCACCGAGGTGGAGTCGGCGCTGGTGTCGCATCCGGCGGTGGCCGAGGCGGCGGTGGTCGGCGCGACCGACCCGACCACCGGGCAGGCGATCGTCGCGTTCGCCATCCCGCGCGGCAACGTGGCGACCGACGGCACCGCCGGCGAGGAACTGATCAAGGAGCTGCGCAACCACGTGGCCAGGACGCTCGGCCCGATCGCCAAGCCGCGGCAGATCATGCTGGTCGCCGAGCTGCCGAAGACCAGGTCCGGCAAGATCATGCGCCGGTTGCTGCGGGACGTGGCGGAGAACCGGTCGCTGGGTGACGTCACGACGTTGCAGGACTCGACCGTCATGGATCTCATCTCGTCCGGTATGCAGTCGACGCGGTCAGAAGACTGA
- a CDS encoding PH domain-containing protein, producing the protein MADNWVRPYEPGSGRWLVIAWEAFALTLLTWASIRQFDLMGHGVRVVAGLLAAVWVVGAWRILRLGVYVSAEGVLIRGLLRSRAMRWRDIAGVRLHRATHRLGPWQIESGNTVLLERTDGATVHTELWERGMDFHSRPTVFRAVYQEIRNRHRSAAAGPH; encoded by the coding sequence GTGGCTGACAACTGGGTGCGTCCCTACGAGCCCGGCTCCGGACGGTGGCTCGTGATCGCCTGGGAGGCGTTCGCGCTGACCCTGCTGACCTGGGCATCCATCCGGCAGTTCGACCTGATGGGGCACGGCGTGCGAGTGGTCGCCGGCCTGCTCGCCGCGGTCTGGGTGGTCGGCGCGTGGCGCATCCTGCGGCTCGGCGTCTACGTCAGCGCGGAGGGTGTGCTGATCCGCGGGCTGCTGCGGTCCCGGGCGATGCGGTGGCGCGACATCGCCGGGGTGCGGCTGCACCGCGCCACCCACCGGCTCGGCCCGTGGCAGATCGAGAGCGGGAACACGGTGCTGCTGGAGCGCACGGACGGCGCGACCGTGCACACCGAGCTGTGGGAGAGGGGCATGGACTTCCACTCCCGCCCCACGGTGTTCCGCGCTGTCTACCAGGAGATCCGCAACCGGCACCGGAGCGCCGCGGCCGGGCCCCACTGA
- a CDS encoding TadA family conjugal transfer-associated ATPase: protein MSVVDRVRRRFAYEGVEATPAAVVSAVRQESAVLGDRAVLRLADRVRDELIGAGPLAPLLSDESVTDVLVNGTQVWVDRGAGLERAAIRLGEPADVRRLAQRLVAACGRRLDDGQPYADARLPDGTRLHAVLAPVATQGPYLSLRTFRQRPFRLPDLVSHGTVPAAVAPVLEAVVAARLAYLVTGGTGSGKTTLLATLLGLVPPTERIVLVEDAAELRPVHPHVVALQARTANVEGAGAVGLTDLVRQALRMRPDRLVIGECRGAEIVDLLGALNTGHDGGAGTLHANAAGDVPARLEALGLLGGLPRAALHAQVLAALQVVVQVRRTGHGRVLESISVLLPSGAERLPTVVPAWDRAVGAGPAAGVLARMLRERGAGVPPVLGAS, encoded by the coding sequence GTGAGCGTGGTGGACCGGGTCCGGCGGCGGTTCGCCTACGAGGGTGTGGAGGCGACCCCGGCCGCGGTGGTCAGCGCGGTCCGTCAGGAGAGCGCGGTGCTCGGTGACCGGGCGGTGCTGCGGCTCGCCGACCGGGTGCGTGACGAACTGATCGGCGCCGGGCCGCTGGCGCCGCTGCTGAGCGACGAATCGGTCACCGATGTGCTGGTCAACGGCACCCAGGTCTGGGTCGACCGGGGTGCGGGGCTGGAGCGGGCGGCGATCCGGCTGGGCGAGCCCGCGGACGTCCGGCGGTTGGCGCAGCGGCTGGTGGCGGCCTGTGGGCGGCGACTGGACGACGGCCAGCCCTACGCGGACGCCCGGCTGCCGGACGGCACCCGGCTGCACGCGGTGCTGGCGCCGGTCGCGACGCAGGGGCCGTACCTGTCGCTGCGGACCTTCCGGCAGCGGCCGTTCCGGCTGCCCGACCTGGTCTCGCACGGGACGGTGCCGGCGGCGGTGGCCCCGGTGCTGGAGGCGGTCGTGGCGGCGCGGCTGGCGTATCTGGTCACCGGCGGCACCGGCAGTGGCAAGACCACGTTGCTGGCCACGCTGCTCGGACTGGTGCCGCCGACCGAGCGGATCGTGCTGGTCGAGGACGCGGCGGAGTTGCGGCCGGTGCACCCGCACGTGGTGGCGCTGCAGGCGCGGACGGCCAATGTGGAGGGCGCCGGTGCGGTCGGGCTGACCGATCTGGTCCGGCAGGCGCTGCGGATGCGGCCGGACCGGCTGGTGATCGGGGAGTGCCGGGGCGCGGAGATCGTCGACCTGCTCGGAGCGCTGAACACCGGGCATGACGGCGGGGCGGGGACGCTGCACGCCAACGCGGCCGGCGACGTGCCGGCCCGGCTGGAGGCGCTCGGGCTGCTCGGCGGCCTGCCGCGGGCGGCGCTGCACGCGCAGGTGCTGGCGGCGCTGCAGGTGGTGGTGCAGGTCCGGCGGACCGGGCACGGCCGGGTGCTGGAGTCGATCAGCGTGCTGCTGCCGTCCGGCGCCGAGAGGCTACCCACCGTGGTGCCGGCCTGGGACCGCGCCGTGGGCGCCGGGCCGGCGGCCGGGGTGCTGGCCCGGATGCTGCGCGAGCGCGGGGCCGGAGTGCCGCCGGTGCTGGGAGCGTCATGA
- a CDS encoding STAS domain-containing protein → MDNSIRTTLADDGTVTVTVTGEIDYSNADEVADGIRDAITDWSPPAVHVDLRNASFIDSTGLGALIEGYRAATENNIRYVVSNPSPTFRRVLTVTGLSEFFGLECAQGEDEEMPSHATGA, encoded by the coding sequence ATGGACAACTCGATCCGGACCACGCTCGCGGACGACGGCACGGTCACGGTCACGGTGACCGGGGAGATCGACTACTCCAACGCCGACGAGGTGGCCGACGGCATCCGGGATGCCATCACCGACTGGTCGCCCCCGGCCGTCCACGTGGATCTGCGGAATGCGTCCTTCATCGACTCGACCGGTCTCGGCGCCCTCATCGAGGGTTATCGTGCCGCCACCGAGAACAACATCCGTTACGTGGTGAGCAACCCGAGCCCGACGTTCCGCCGCGTCCTCACGGTCACCGGGCTCAGCGAGTTCTTCGGCCTGGAGTGTGCACAGGGCGAGGACGAGGAGATGCCCTCACACGCGACCGGGGCCTGA
- a CDS encoding oxidoreductase — protein sequence MDPLAPLLDLADVAEALAAARDSVDTAMRHRALRRHGGQVAAEASLRAAVASAALEGNRHDLDDVRAGTVTDPVLQGALRVAEGVGGLVDLWPRAPRQVLAKLHVLAARGVVPTEHLGRLTGGAERIDALAALVAGNEETPPLLLAAIVHAELITLRPFAGPAGVVARAAARLTLIGRGFDPRGLVTVEVGHLAREPEYVGSAGAYATGTPDGLRSWLRHYAAAVTAGAEEITTIGDGVLATV from the coding sequence GTGGATCCACTAGCACCCCTGCTCGACCTCGCTGACGTCGCTGAAGCCCTGGCCGCGGCCCGGGACAGCGTCGACACCGCCATGCGGCACCGCGCCCTGCGCCGGCACGGCGGCCAGGTCGCCGCCGAGGCCAGCCTGCGCGCCGCGGTCGCCAGCGCCGCGCTCGAGGGCAACCGTCACGACCTGGACGACGTCCGGGCCGGCACCGTCACCGACCCGGTCCTGCAGGGCGCGCTGCGGGTCGCCGAGGGAGTCGGCGGCCTGGTCGACCTCTGGCCCCGCGCACCCCGCCAGGTCCTGGCCAAGCTGCACGTGCTGGCCGCGCGCGGCGTGGTGCCGACCGAGCACCTGGGCCGGCTCACCGGCGGCGCCGAGCGGATCGACGCGCTCGCCGCGCTGGTCGCCGGCAACGAGGAGACCCCGCCGCTGCTGCTGGCCGCGATCGTGCACGCCGAGCTCATCACGCTGCGCCCGTTCGCCGGCCCGGCCGGCGTGGTGGCCCGGGCCGCCGCCCGGCTCACCCTGATCGGCCGTGGATTCGACCCGCGCGGCCTGGTCACGGTCGAGGTGGGGCACCTCGCCCGCGAGCCGGAGTACGTCGGTTCGGCGGGCGCCTACGCGACCGGGACACCGGACGGCCTGCGCTCCTGGCTGCGTCACTACGCGGCGGCCGTCACGGCCGGCGCCGAGGAGATCACCACGATCGGCGACGGAGTGCTGGCCACCGTCTGA
- a CDS encoding HAD family hydrolase gives MGPSAAFFDLDKTVIAKSSALAFGRPFYRDGLINRRDVVKSAYAQLMFRLGGGTDEQAMARTRDYLATLCKGWRVEQVQQIVAETLNELINPYVYAEAAALIAEHQAAGRDVVLVSASGDEMVRPIGALLGIVDVIATRMAIVDGRYSGEVEFYSAGPAKVIGIRELAATRGYDLSQCFAYSDSSSDLPMLEAVGHPSVVNPDRALRRVAIERSWPVLEFRHPIALGKRLRDRPAVPVAAALGVGVGVAIGVALYGRHRRARAAVA, from the coding sequence GTGGGCCCCAGCGCCGCCTTTTTCGACCTCGACAAGACCGTCATCGCCAAGTCCAGCGCACTGGCCTTCGGACGGCCGTTCTATCGGGATGGCCTGATCAACCGCCGCGACGTGGTGAAATCCGCCTATGCCCAGCTGATGTTCCGGCTCGGCGGCGGCACCGACGAGCAGGCCATGGCCCGCACCCGCGACTACCTCGCCACGCTGTGCAAGGGCTGGCGGGTCGAGCAGGTGCAGCAGATCGTCGCCGAGACGCTCAACGAGCTGATCAATCCGTATGTCTACGCCGAGGCCGCCGCGCTGATCGCGGAGCACCAGGCGGCCGGCCGGGACGTCGTGCTGGTCTCCGCGTCCGGTGACGAGATGGTCCGCCCGATCGGTGCGCTGCTCGGCATCGTCGACGTGATCGCCACCCGGATGGCCATCGTCGACGGCCGCTACAGCGGCGAGGTGGAGTTCTACTCGGCCGGTCCGGCCAAGGTGATCGGCATCCGGGAGTTGGCCGCCACCCGGGGTTACGACCTGAGTCAGTGCTTCGCCTACTCCGACTCCAGCAGCGACCTGCCGATGCTGGAGGCGGTCGGCCATCCCAGCGTGGTCAACCCGGACCGGGCGCTGCGCCGCGTCGCGATCGAGCGCTCCTGGCCCGTACTGGAATTCCGGCACCCCATCGCCCTCGGCAAACGCCTGCGGGACCGCCCGGCGGTCCCGGTCGCCGCCGCCCTCGGCGTCGGCGTCGGCGTCGCCATCGGCGTCGCCCTCTACGGCCGTCACCGGCGCGCCCGGGCCGCGGTCGCCTGA
- the ssd gene encoding septum site-determining protein Ssd — translation MPLPPRPLLVTADADLLDDLLRLAAAAGTEVDVAADPAAARPRHLPAPVVLIGADQAVPCLRARLPRRPGMIVVARGAPGDEVWSAAEPLGAEHVAVLPEAEPWLVEQLTGRPRPPAVSRTLAVIGGRGGAGASILAAGLAAMAVDAGHRTLLIDADPLGGGLDLVLGWERVGGLRWPGLADAGGRVDPPALLAALPHRGDLVLLSFDRDELTGVPAEAMAATLDAARRGRDVIVADLPRQLDDAAVLALRAADRTLLVVPAELRATASAALTLARIRPHCDEIAVVVRGPAPGRLRPREIAQTLGLPLAGSLRPEPSMCQALEHGTPPTTGGRGPLADLCRRLIDELMGTRAVTA, via the coding sequence ATGCCCCTGCCGCCCCGCCCGCTCCTGGTCACCGCCGATGCCGATCTGCTCGACGACCTGCTGCGCCTGGCCGCCGCCGCGGGCACCGAGGTCGACGTGGCCGCCGACCCGGCCGCCGCCCGGCCGCGGCATCTGCCCGCCCCGGTCGTCCTGATCGGCGCCGACCAGGCGGTGCCCTGCCTGCGTGCCCGGCTGCCCCGCCGGCCCGGGATGATCGTGGTGGCCCGCGGCGCGCCCGGCGACGAGGTGTGGTCCGCGGCCGAGCCGCTCGGAGCGGAACACGTCGCGGTGCTGCCCGAGGCCGAACCCTGGCTGGTCGAGCAGCTCACCGGGCGACCACGCCCACCCGCGGTGTCCCGCACCCTGGCGGTGATCGGCGGCCGCGGCGGCGCCGGGGCCAGCATCCTCGCCGCCGGGCTCGCCGCGATGGCGGTCGACGCCGGCCACCGCACCCTGCTGATCGACGCCGACCCGCTGGGCGGCGGGCTCGACCTGGTCCTCGGCTGGGAGCGGGTGGGCGGCCTGCGCTGGCCCGGCCTGGCTGACGCCGGCGGCCGGGTGGACCCGCCCGCCCTGCTGGCGGCGCTGCCGCACCGCGGTGATCTGGTGCTGCTCTCGTTCGACCGCGACGAGCTGACCGGGGTGCCCGCCGAGGCGATGGCGGCCACCCTGGACGCCGCCCGGCGGGGCCGCGACGTGATCGTCGCCGACCTGCCGCGGCAGCTCGACGACGCCGCGGTGCTCGCCCTGCGGGCCGCCGACCGGACCCTGCTGGTGGTCCCGGCCGAGCTGCGAGCCACCGCGTCGGCCGCGCTCACCCTCGCCCGGATCCGCCCGCACTGCGACGAGATCGCGGTGGTGGTGCGTGGCCCGGCACCCGGCCGGCTGCGGCCCCGGGAGATCGCCCAGACGCTCGGGTTGCCGCTGGCCGGGAGCCTGCGGCCGGAGCCGTCGATGTGTCAGGCGCTGGAGCACGGCACCCCGCCCACCACGGGTGGCCGGGGCCCGCTCGCCGACCTCTGCCGCCGGCTGATCGACGAGCTGATGGGCACCCGGGCGGTGACGGCGTGA